Genomic window (Pseudovibrio brasiliensis):
GTCCTTGTGAAATTTGGCAATCACCTCAGGCAGCAAAGCTTCCGTAACGCTCTCAACCGTTGCAATTGAAACCACACCACGACGCAGCCCTTTGAGCGCATCCAGTTCGGCACCAGTTGCTTCCAAATCGGAAAGTGTACGTCGGATATGAGCAAGCAGAATTTCGCCTGCGGAAGAAAGGCGGATCGTGCGGCCCACCCGTTCAAACAACTCCATCCCAAGTTGCTTTTCCAGCGTCAGGATTTGCCGGTTCACGGCGGATGAAGCCACATTGAGTTTGCGCGCTGCCGCCCGAATAGAGCTTTCCTCTGCCGCCGCTGCAAAATAGCGCAGCGCTGGGCCGTAAAGATACCGCGATCGATCCATCAACGTCCTGATCCCCCAGCCATCAAGGGATGATCACAGTGGCACCGGTGGTCTTGCGCCCTTCCAGATCAGAATGAGCCTGCGCAATATCCTTCAGGCTGTAGCGCTGGTTGATCTGAATGTTGATGGTGCCATCCGCCACTGCAGCAAACAGATCACCTGCTGTCTCTTCCAGTTCCCACCGCTCTGCAATGTAGTTGAACAGCGTCGGACGCGTTGCGAACAGCGAGCCTTTTTGCGAGAGGATCGCCATATTGAACTCTGGCAGCGGGCCGGAAGACTGGCCAAACGAACACCACAGCCCACGAGGTCGCAAACAATCCAGAGAAGCTGGGAACGTGTCCTTGCCTACACTGTCGTAAACCACATCACAGCCGCGGCCATCGGTGATCTGTCGCACGCGGGAAACCCAGTCCTCGGTCTTGTAATTGATCACGTACTCATAGCCATTTTCAGACGCCAACCGCGCCTTCTCTTCAGAACTCACAGTACCGATTACAGTGGCCCCAAGCGCAGACGCCCACTGGCCAACGATAAGACCAACACCTCCAGCCGCCGCATGGTAAAGCAACGTCGTATCTGCATCCACCTTGAAGGTTTCGCGCAGCAGATAGCGCGCAGTCATGCCTTTCAGCATCAGCGCAGCCGCCTGTTCATCACTCACACCTTCCGGGATTTTCACAAGAACACTGGCAGGAATATTCCGTTCTTCCGCGTAAGCCCCCAATGGACCGGCATAGGCAACACGATCTCCCAGCGCAAAATCCGTCACGCCCTCCCCAAGCGCTACAACAATGCCAGCTCCTTCGTTGCCAGGTACAAACGGCAAACCGTTGGGTGCCGGGTAAAGACCGGAACGGAAATATGTATCAATAAAGTTGAGCCCAATGGCCGTATGGCGGATCCTGACTTCGCCAATCCCCGGCTCTGGCAGGTCCACATCCACGTGTGTCAGAACGGATGGATCACCAGTTTTTTCAACGCGAACAGCATAGACCATATGGAATTCCCCTTATAAACGGCTGGATGCGGAGTTTGGACAGATTGCCATTAAGTTGCAAGCGCCTTTGATAAAACTCTATTCCACAGAGGAAAACCTGATCAGCAAAACAAAAAAGCCCGACCAAATGGCCGGGCTTCCAAAACTCATCAAGATTGAGAATCATATCTTGCGAAACACCTGGTGCAAAGCACCCACGCAGAAGAGGTAAAGGCTCGTTGCTGTAATCAGCGCAAACAGCCAGGTCTCAATTACGAAATCCTGATAAAGCGCCATGGCAAGTGCCGCGCTCCAGACCATAAGAATGCTCAGGGTCAGCGGACGCCATTTCACGGTGCGTACAGGATGAACAAATTCAACTGGTGCAAAGGTCAGCACAGAACACAGAACCACCATGCCAATGATGATCCATGGCGGAGACTGCAGCGCAACAAGCACAACAATCACCATGTTCCAGACACCCGGGAAGCCCAGGAAGCCGCCGCTTTCAGTCTTCATGTTGCCGTCAGCGAAGTAGATCGCGCCGGTAAACACAATGATCGCACCAGACAGAAGACCCCAGAATTCTGAGAGAAGTCCGCTCTGATAAAGCGCAAAAGCTGGCAGGAAAACATAGGTCGCGTAATCGATAACCAGATCCAGAATAACGCCGCTCCAGCGCGGCAGACGATTCTGAATGTCATATTTACGTGCTAAAGGACCATCCAGCCCGTCGACAACAAGTGCGACCCAGAGCCAGAAAAACATCATAGGCAGGTTGCCGTTCGCTCCTGCGACAAGCGCAAGCAACGCAATGGGCGCACCCAATGCGGTAAGTAGATGAATGAGGAACAGCCGGGAGTTGGTCTGACCGGTCAACTTGGGGTCCTTTGTTATTCTTTAAGTGCAGGTACCACTTAGAACAATCTATCACCCAAAGCTTCAAAAAGAGGTAAGTCCGCCCGAGCGAAATAGATGTTTGCACCGCCCCATAGCAGAAGCGCGATACCTATTCCATAGCTTGTAAACGGTGTTTTGCTCTTTTTTTCAAGTGTCATTATGAGACCAAGCAGCGCGATCCAGATAATATTCATGATTCCCACTGCAAACATGAGCACCATTAGTGCCCAGCAGCACCCCAGACAGTACAAACCTTGTTCGATTCCAAAGTGGAAGGCGTTCTGCTTTTGCTCTCCGGAATGCACGGCCAAAGCAACATTTGGCGTCCGGCACCGGTCCAGACAGGCCTGCTTGGCAGGCGTAAACTGATAAATCGCCGCTGCAATAACGGTGGTGATGGTCAGGCTGGAAAACACAGGCATCATCATTGGGCTCATCACGCCCAGTTCATGAAGCAGCCCCTGCGCCACGGTTGCGACTACGGAAAACGCAGTCCAGACGGCGAGATAGCCACCAGCAACAACATAGATCGCCTTACCGCCCCGCGCTTCGTGGTAGGTCTGCAGCATTGGCATGGCAGTTGGTAACATCATGGCGAGCACCATCATAAACCACATCACAAACAGCAGAAAATAGTCATAGAGGCCCATATTGATGAGGCCCGGCATACCAAAAGCTTCCTGCGCCAATGGCAGACACAGCGAGGCGAGCTGCACGCGCACATGCTCCGGCAGGTCCTTGAACATGTTGAACTGATTGAACAGTTCCATGCCTGGTCCCATTTCGCCCATATCCATGCGGCTGATCATATCGATCACCATGGCCGCCAGATAAACCCAGCCCAGCACTACAGCTCCGCCCAGCACAACGTAAGGGAGCCGATAGGACAACTGAAAATCTGTCTTCGGACTGGTAAGCGACATAACCGACCTCGAAATCATTCAGGACATCCAAAACTCATTGGTTTCAGAACCAGCGCAATGTATGCAGCTTCTCTAATAGACCAGTAATAATCCCAATGCGACATTGATTTAGTTCAAATCTAAACTAGGCCCTGCGACATGGTGAAGCTGGCGCTGCGATAGTTACGCTCTTTTCATTAGGGGACTATACGCCTGCGCTACCTTGAAACCGATAGGTTTTATCCCCTAGATACTCAAGGATAGAACGCAAACAAAATGCGGAATGAAAAAATGGCAGCCAATCTTGCATCTGACAGCACCAAAGGCCAAAGCAAAAACAACACGCCTTCGCAGGAAAAGAGCTATGATTGCGCTGTTATAGGCACAGGCCCCGCAGGCATGATTGCCGCGCTGGCACTGGCCAGCAACGGTCTTGAAACTGTTCTGATTGGCCCGCCAGTCAATCTGAATGATGCCCGCACAACAGCTCTTATGGACGCTTCCCGCCAGTTTCTGGATAACATCGGCATCTGGAAAGACCTGCGCGCGTCCTTCACACCGCTGGAAAAGATGCGCCTGATTGATGGCACAGATCGTCTTATTCGCGCACCGGAAACAACCTTTGCAGCTTCTGAGCTCGACCTGCCAGCGTTCGGCTACAACATCCTCAACAAGGATCTGAATCGCGTTCTGTTTGACCTGGTCAATGCGAACGAGCTCATCGAGCTCGTGGAAGACACCATCAAAAACGTGAGCGGCAACGACCACAAAGCAACCGTCGAGCTGAACAACACCCAGGACCTGACTTGTCAGGTGGTGATTGGCGCCGATGGCCGGAACTCAGTGGTCCGCCGCGCAGCAGGCATTGAGACGAAGAACTGGAAGTACCCACAAGCGGCGCTCGTTCTCAACCTCAAACACGACCTGCCGCACTATAACATCTCCACCGAGTTCCATCGCAACACCGGCCCGTTCACCATGGTACCGCTTCCAGGCAAGTCTTCCTCACTTGTCTACGTGGAGACGCCGGAACGCGCTGAAGAGTTGAACAACTATAAAGACGAAGCGCTTGAGGCAGAGCTGGAAAAACTAAGCAAGTTCGTTCTCGGCTCCTTGAAGCTGGCAAGCCCGCGTCAGGTCTATCCACTATCCGGCCTGACTGCCGTTCACATGAGTGGCAACCGCTCTTTGCTAATGGGCGAAGCCGCTCACGCCTTCCCGCCAATCGGCGCACAAGGTCTCAACCTGTCTCTGCGCGATGTGGCCGTTGCTACAGAGTTGCTTGCAAACGCCAAGCACACAAAGGCTGACATGGGTTCTGCAGAACTGCTGCAGAAGTACGATCGCAGCCGCAAAGCAGATGTCATCAGCCGTACAACAGCAGTAGACCTGCTCAACAGATCCTTGCTGACAGATGCCCTGCCCGTGCAAATGTTACGTTCCATGGGGCTTTACACAGCCTCCAGAATCCCACTCGTCCGCCGCTTGCTCATGCGCGAGGGCATTGCTCCATCTTGGAGCCTGCCAACGCTGATGCGCGCGCAGAACAATTAAGGCACAAGTATTCCAGACTGAATGAGATAGATGAGCGTTGGCAGCGTTATAACCGAGGCCAGCGTTCCATAAAGCACGGCAGTCGACGCCCGCTCTACATAAGCGGAGTAATGCTGCGCCAGCACATAAACATTAGCTGCTGGCGGCAGCGCAGCCATCAAAACAGCCGTTGAAATCCAAAGGCTGTCAAAGCCACCAATCCATTCCAGCAGAATGAACACGAGAACCGGATGCACGACCAGCTTGATCAGCAGCAGGATCGGCAGTTCCTTCGCCGTTCTGCGGCTTGGCTGCAAAGCGATGGTCACACCCATAGCAAACAACGCACAGGGCGCAGCTGCCTGACGCAGGAACGATATCGTCTGATCAATCGCCACCGGTGGCTTGAACTCTATCGCCGCCGCCAGAATGCCTGCAAACACCGCCAAAATGAACGGATGCGTAACGATCTTCTTGAAGATCTCAAAGGCCAGCGGACCTACTTTGATGTTCTGAGACCCACCGATGGACATCATCATCGGCACCAGAATGAACAGCAGGATCGTATCAAAACACAAGATCAAAGCCGTCGGTACAGCAGCACCAGCACCCAGCACAGCCAGCGTCACACCGGGCCCCATGTAACCGATATTGGAGTAAGACCCCACCAGCGCCTGAACAGTCGCTTCTCCAATACTTCCCCGCAGGATAAACCGCGCAAAAGAATAAGCCACAGCGAACATAGCAAAGGTTGAAAATGTGGTCGCAGCTACAAAATCAAAGGTGGCCAGCTCTTCCAGCGGAGTTTCGGAAAGCAGCTGAAAAAACAAGGCAGGTAGCGCCAGATAAACCACAAAGAAGTTCATCCACGCCAGGCCATCGCGCGAAAGCTTCGCACCACGACCAGAAACGAACCCTAAGAAGATGAGAAGGAAAAATGGCATTGCCAAATTCACAACATTGAGCATCTAAACCATTTCCCCATGCAATTCTTTGGTGTTCTCCGTTTCCGACTGGAGAATGAGTTGCTTTTGAAAGACTGATTGGCTAATCACCATGACCGAGTTGAGCGTATATAGCCATTCTACAGAGGTTGGCATACCGGCAACTACGACACTATAGTATGCGAGTAAACGGAACTGGAAAGCTCCATCCGCCCAAAGGCCAATATGAAAGCTAAAAAATCCCGTCGCCCTCTTACACGTCGTGAGAAGCTCAGCTACCGAGCTGAATGGCTGGCGCTTAGATTTATCGGCGGAATTCTGCGCTCTCTGCCACTGGATTGGTCCTCCGCATTCATGGGAAATGTCTGGCGCATCATCGCGCCCATGACCCATCGGCATGCCCGCGCCAAAGCACACATCATGGCCGCTTACCCGGAAATGACGCTCAACGAAGCAGACAAAATTATCCGGGATATGTGGGAAAATCTGGGTCGCGTCTCCGCTGAGACCGTTTTGCTCTCCAAAATCCACAAGGATAAGAGCCGCGTTACCTATGCAAATCCAGAGGTCTTTGCACCGTCCGTCGGCGAAGGCGCCGTTCTAGTCACCATGCACTCCGGCAACTGGGAAGTGGTTTCCGATAAGGCTGAAGAACTGGGCTTGCCGCTCGCAGGTGTCTACCAGAAGCTCAAGAACCCCTATTCCGAATCCTACCTGATTGAGCGACGTAACTTTCTTTATAAGCTTGGCCTGTACTGCAAAGGTCACGACACCGGCGCAAAAATCATTTCAATCCTGCGTAAAAAAGGCTCAGTCGCCTTTGTTGCCGATGTTAGGGACCGCCGCGGTGTGAAGATCGACTTCTTCAAGCAACCTTCTGCCGCGACGCACATCCCTGCTGCGCTGGCCCGCACCATGAACAAGCGCCTCATCGCCGTGGTTGCCCGCCGCAGAAAAGGTGCCCGCTTCGAGATTCTTGCCAAAGAGATCCCGGTCGCCCGCACCAAGGACCGCGTTCAGGATGCCATCACCACAACGCAGGCAATGCACGACCAGTTCGAAGAATGGATCCGCGAAGAACCATCTCAGTGGATGTGGATCATGAAGAAGTGGATTTAATCAGGCCATATCGGCGCTAAGTGTAAGATAACGAGCAATCGCCTAAGCTGCTCAAACCACTCTACCTAAATGCAAATGTCTTCAGGACTTAGCCCAAAGAGCTGATTTTGCACCGCACAATTATCTGTATACTCTCTCCCTGAATTTCCATTTCGGCTTGGGAGGGAGCTAGCCAGATGAAAACCTATCGTTCCTTTTATAAACCTCTGGCCATTGGTGCTCCAACACCGTTTGCTGAGCCACCTGTCGCGCTGGAACGCATGATCCACTTCGTGCCTCCGCACATCGAGAAGATGCGCGCAAAGATCCCGCAGATGATTTCTCAGGTGGACGTTATTCTCGGCAATCTGGAAGATGCCATTCCAGCCGATGAAAAGCTGAATGCCCGCGAAGGCTTCATCCAGATGGCCAACGAAAACGACTTTGGCTCAACCAAACTCTGGACACGCATCAACTCGCTGGAAAGCCCGTGGGTTCTGGACGACATCACCGAAATCGTCACCCGTTGCGGCAATAAGCTGGACGTGATCATGCTGCCGAAAGTCAACGGCCCATGGGACATTCACTATCTTGATCAGCTGCTCGCACAACTGGAAGCCAAAGCAGGTGTAACCAAACCAATCCAGATCCATGCCATTCTGGAGACGGCAGAAGGCGTCAACAACGTGGAAGCCATCGCCACAGCTAGCCCACGCATGCACGGCATGAGCCTTGGTCCGGCAGATCTTGCAGCTTCCCGCGGTATGAAAACAACCCGCGTCGGTGGCGGCCATCCGGATTATCAGGTTCTGGCCGACGCCGATGGCGATGCACCACGCACCCGCTATCAGCAGGATCTCTGGCATTACACCGTCGCAAAAATGGTCGACGCCTGTCTCGCTGCAGGCATCAAACCATTCTACGGTCCATTCGGAGACTTCAGCGACCCTGCCGCCTGTGAAGCACAGTTCCGCAACTCCTTCCTCATGGGTTGCCTAGGCACATGGACCCTGCACCCAAGCCAGATCGGCATTGCAAAATCCGTGTTCTCCCCTGAGCCAGAAGAAGTAAAATTTGCCCTTAGAATTCTGGAGGCAATGCCAGACGGGACCGGTGCTGTCATGCTGGATGGAAAAATGCAGGACGATGCCACCTGGAAGCAGGCAAAAGTGATTTGTGACCTTGCGGATCTGGTGATCTCAAAAGACCCGGATTTGGCAGAAGCCTACACATAATCAATCCTGAAGAGTGGTCAGCACCACTCTTCAACCCTCCGGATGTGCATATCAATGAAATGTGAGGAGCTATTCATCCCCAAACGTCACATTTTGATCGGTTTGTGCTGCCTCTCGCCTCTTTGCTGCGCTATATAACTTGACAATAAGCGCGCAACATGACCTTTAAGG
Coding sequences:
- a CDS encoding AEC family transporter, with the protein product MLNVVNLAMPFFLLIFLGFVSGRGAKLSRDGLAWMNFFVVYLALPALFFQLLSETPLEELATFDFVAATTFSTFAMFAVAYSFARFILRGSIGEATVQALVGSYSNIGYMGPGVTLAVLGAGAAVPTALILCFDTILLFILVPMMMSIGGSQNIKVGPLAFEIFKKIVTHPFILAVFAGILAAAIEFKPPVAIDQTISFLRQAAAPCALFAMGVTIALQPSRRTAKELPILLLIKLVVHPVLVFILLEWIGGFDSLWISTAVLMAALPPAANVYVLAQHYSAYVERASTAVLYGTLASVITLPTLIYLIQSGILVP
- a CDS encoding HpcH/HpaI aldolase/citrate lyase family protein — encoded protein: MKTYRSFYKPLAIGAPTPFAEPPVALERMIHFVPPHIEKMRAKIPQMISQVDVILGNLEDAIPADEKLNAREGFIQMANENDFGSTKLWTRINSLESPWVLDDITEIVTRCGNKLDVIMLPKVNGPWDIHYLDQLLAQLEAKAGVTKPIQIHAILETAEGVNNVEAIATASPRMHGMSLGPADLAASRGMKTTRVGGGHPDYQVLADADGDAPRTRYQQDLWHYTVAKMVDACLAAGIKPFYGPFGDFSDPAACEAQFRNSFLMGCLGTWTLHPSQIGIAKSVFSPEPEEVKFALRILEAMPDGTGAVMLDGKMQDDATWKQAKVICDLADLVISKDPDLAEAYT
- a CDS encoding lysophospholipid acyltransferase family protein; amino-acid sequence: MKAKKSRRPLTRREKLSYRAEWLALRFIGGILRSLPLDWSSAFMGNVWRIIAPMTHRHARAKAHIMAAYPEMTLNEADKIIRDMWENLGRVSAETVLLSKIHKDKSRVTYANPEVFAPSVGEGAVLVTMHSGNWEVVSDKAEELGLPLAGVYQKLKNPYSESYLIERRNFLYKLGLYCKGHDTGAKIISILRKKGSVAFVADVRDRRGVKIDFFKQPSAATHIPAALARTMNKRLIAVVARRRKGARFEILAKEIPVARTKDRVQDAITTTQAMHDQFEEWIREEPSQWMWIMKKWI
- a CDS encoding CDP-alcohol phosphatidyltransferase family protein codes for the protein MTGQTNSRLFLIHLLTALGAPIALLALVAGANGNLPMMFFWLWVALVVDGLDGPLARKYDIQNRLPRWSGVILDLVIDYATYVFLPAFALYQSGLLSEFWGLLSGAIIVFTGAIYFADGNMKTESGGFLGFPGVWNMVIVVLVALQSPPWIIIGMVVLCSVLTFAPVEFVHPVRTVKWRPLTLSILMVWSAALAMALYQDFVIETWLFALITATSLYLFCVGALHQVFRKI
- a CDS encoding UbiH/UbiF family hydroxylase, whose amino-acid sequence is MAANLASDSTKGQSKNNTPSQEKSYDCAVIGTGPAGMIAALALASNGLETVLIGPPVNLNDARTTALMDASRQFLDNIGIWKDLRASFTPLEKMRLIDGTDRLIRAPETTFAASELDLPAFGYNILNKDLNRVLFDLVNANELIELVEDTIKNVSGNDHKATVELNNTQDLTCQVVIGADGRNSVVRRAAGIETKNWKYPQAALVLNLKHDLPHYNISTEFHRNTGPFTMVPLPGKSSSLVYVETPERAEELNNYKDEALEAELEKLSKFVLGSLKLASPRQVYPLSGLTAVHMSGNRSLLMGEAAHAFPPIGAQGLNLSLRDVAVATELLANAKHTKADMGSAELLQKYDRSRKADVISRTTAVDLLNRSLLTDALPVQMLRSMGLYTASRIPLVRRLLMREGIAPSWSLPTLMRAQNN
- a CDS encoding quinone oxidoreductase family protein; translated protein: MVYAVRVEKTGDPSVLTHVDVDLPEPGIGEVRIRHTAIGLNFIDTYFRSGLYPAPNGLPFVPGNEGAGIVVALGEGVTDFALGDRVAYAGPLGAYAEERNIPASVLVKIPEGVSDEQAAALMLKGMTARYLLRETFKVDADTTLLYHAAAGGVGLIVGQWASALGATVIGTVSSEEKARLASENGYEYVINYKTEDWVSRVRQITDGRGCDVVYDSVGKDTFPASLDCLRPRGLWCSFGQSSGPLPEFNMAILSQKGSLFATRPTLFNYIAERWELEETAGDLFAAVADGTINIQINQRYSLKDIAQAHSDLEGRKTTGATVIIP
- a CDS encoding DUF2182 domain-containing protein, translating into MSLTSPKTDFQLSYRLPYVVLGGAVVLGWVYLAAMVIDMISRMDMGEMGPGMELFNQFNMFKDLPEHVRVQLASLCLPLAQEAFGMPGLINMGLYDYFLLFVMWFMMVLAMMLPTAMPMLQTYHEARGGKAIYVVAGGYLAVWTAFSVVATVAQGLLHELGVMSPMMMPVFSSLTITTVIAAAIYQFTPAKQACLDRCRTPNVALAVHSGEQKQNAFHFGIEQGLYCLGCCWALMVLMFAVGIMNIIWIALLGLIMTLEKKSKTPFTSYGIGIALLLWGGANIYFARADLPLFEALGDRLF